CCATTGATACCTACGCGGATAGTCACTGTATTTCTCCTCAAAGAGTCGAGTAATTGTGTGTACGGGTATGTGCGCGGGTCTTTCGATGAAGTCTGTGTTTGAGAAGCGCCCGAGCGTTTTCCCTTACATCGCCGATACTACCGAGCGTTTTTGGTCAGCGCAGACTCCCAGCGGCCTTAAGAACTAGTAGATGACAGACTTTCCAAAATCGCGTACACTCTTTCCGATCCTTTTTATTTCCCACATACAAATCCGCTGGATAAGCCCGAACCCGTGGGTTTGTGTTGTGTTTACCCCGTAAACGTGAGATATATCACTTACATACTTTAGGGGTTGTGCCCGCCTCTGTCCGATCGGACATTTCGCAGCACTGCTACTGACGCCTAATAAGACGACCGTATTGTTTCCGCGACACCCACAGCACGATATGCTTTCTTTACTCACTGGCTCACAAAGCGTTTAAGGCAACCCTGCCTGCTCTAGCGCCACCGTTGGTCACCGTGAGAATGCTTTCAGGTGCCCGTAATCTCCTACGGGCAAGACCACCGTAGAAATCAAGGACTTCTCTTGTTCGAAATAAATACCTCTGCTGTGGGTGACAGCCTCGGGCTTACCGCCCTGGTGGCGATTCTCCCGCTCATTGCATTCTTTATCATGCTGCTAGGCGTAAAGGCACGCGCGCATACTTCTGGCGCCGTTGCCCTGGCAGTATCCCTCATTATTGCCATCGCCGGCTTCTCCATGCCGGTAGATATGGCTTTGTCCTCTGCCGTACGCGGCGGGCTGTTCGGGCTCCTGCCCATTGTCTGGGTCATCATTACTGCAATCTGGTTCTATGAAATCACCGTAGCTTCCGGGCGCTTCGAGGACCTGCGCAAGACCTTTGACCTTTTGGGTGACGGCGATATTCGCATCCAGGCTATCCTCATCGCCTTCTGTTTTGGCGGTTTGTTGGAGGCCCTCGCCGGTTTTGGTGCCCCCGTAGCCATTACCGCGACCATGGTCATGGCGCTCGGTGTGAAGCCACTGCGCGCGGCTACAGTAGTTCTGATTGCTAATACCGCTCCGGTTGCTTTTGGCGCGGTTGGCATCCCCGTAACCACTGCTGGCGAGGTAGCCGGTCGCAGCGCCGAGCAAACCCACGACATCGCAGCACTTATCTCCTTGCAGGTGCTGCTCATCGCCGCCATCGTGCCATTCCTCATCGCCTTCATCTTGGATGGCTTCCGCGGTGTCAAGGAAACTGCCCCGGCTGCTGCCGTGATTGGCATTTCCTTCGCGTTGGCTCAGTGGTTGACCGCGACTTTCTTTGCGTACCAGCTCACCAACGTCATCGCCTGCATCGTCTCTTTGGGCTGTGCTTTCGCCTTCCTCCGGGTATGGAAGCCGAAGGGCGTCAAGGAGTTGCGCGAGCGTCTCGAGCTGCCTGCCGCTGAGTCCACCACCGACCTCAACGGACGCCGTATCTGGATGGCGCTGCTTCCCTACGCCGTAGTGACCGTGGTCTTTGCCGTGGCCACCGCCGCCCCAGCCATCTTCGGATTCCTCAAGCTCCACTTTGCCTGGCCTTTGCTTGATGACGCGATTGTCGACGCCGACGGCAAGCTCATGGATACCAGCTTCAGCTTCAATGTCTTTGGCAATCCAGGTACGCTCCTGCTACTCTCGGGCATTATTGTTGCGGTTGTCTACCACTACTTCAATGAAAATGGCCGCTACAGCCTAAGCTTTGGGCAGCCAGTAAGCGCCTTTGGGGACGTAGTCAGCCGCATGAAGTTCTCGGCTCTTACCATCATCCTGGTGCTGGCCTTGGCCTATACGATGAACTACTCCGGCCAGACTATTGCTATTGGTGAGTTCGTCTCTTCTGCCGGCAGCATCTTTGCGCTCTTCGCCCCAGTCCTGGGCTGGATTGGTACCGCGGTTACTGGCTCCGATACGTCTGCTAATGCCCTCTTTGCCAACCTGCAGGTTGCAGCGGCAGAGCGAATCAGCGTGAATCCTGACCTCATGCTCGCGGCCAATACCGCAGGCGGCGTTGTGGGCAAGATGATCTCCCCGCAGTCCCTTGCAATTGCGGCTACCGCCATCAATATGGAGGGCAAGGAATCAGTCATCCTGAAGAACGTAGTGGGCTACTCCGTGGCCTTCCTTGCGTTTGTCTGCGTCATCGTATTCCTGATGACCAACGTCCTAGGATTCCTCGTGCCCTAGTTCTTTAACGCTTCTGGCTAACCGGTTGCGCACCTGCTAGCCGGGAAGGCACTAAAAATCTCCCCGCAGCTGCGCCTACCACTTTGGTATCCGCACTGCGGGGAGTTCTTTTAATGTAGGTGATTCCGAGGGTCAGGATTCGTTGAAAAGGTCATCTGTAATCGCTTGATTGGTATCGGGGATATCAAGCTCCTCGGCTCGTTTATCGGCCATCGACAGCAAGCGGCGAATACGCCCAGCTACTGCGT
This genomic stretch from Corynebacterium tuberculostearicum harbors:
- a CDS encoding L-lactate permease yields the protein MFEINTSAVGDSLGLTALVAILPLIAFFIMLLGVKARAHTSGAVALAVSLIIAIAGFSMPVDMALSSAVRGGLFGLLPIVWVIITAIWFYEITVASGRFEDLRKTFDLLGDGDIRIQAILIAFCFGGLLEALAGFGAPVAITATMVMALGVKPLRAATVVLIANTAPVAFGAVGIPVTTAGEVAGRSAEQTHDIAALISLQVLLIAAIVPFLIAFILDGFRGVKETAPAAAVIGISFALAQWLTATFFAYQLTNVIACIVSLGCAFAFLRVWKPKGVKELRERLELPAAESTTDLNGRRIWMALLPYAVVTVVFAVATAAPAIFGFLKLHFAWPLLDDAIVDADGKLMDTSFSFNVFGNPGTLLLLSGIIVAVVYHYFNENGRYSLSFGQPVSAFGDVVSRMKFSALTIILVLALAYTMNYSGQTIAIGEFVSSAGSIFALFAPVLGWIGTAVTGSDTSANALFANLQVAAAERISVNPDLMLAANTAGGVVGKMISPQSLAIAATAINMEGKESVILKNVVGYSVAFLAFVCVIVFLMTNVLGFLVP